The proteins below come from a single Triticum aestivum cultivar Chinese Spring chromosome 5D, IWGSC CS RefSeq v2.1, whole genome shotgun sequence genomic window:
- the LOC123125253 gene encoding putative cyclin-F1-1 translates to MLLQPMNDPRQAVVPAVHPVSWVMGARRENLGLKCADPYEPNVGADLRAKERDPMEHPDADYMSKMQQGHLSPSMRAELVLWMDAFARHLGGLPEGTLCRAVAYLDRVLSVRPVPAHDEALQLVAAAAVSLGAKHEQFASGRRLNAEVVQAFLGTTVHVVEEMEWELFMDLGCAMDGPTAYTFVEHFTRFFGREDEFLVRSLALRLVNLTLGFFGFVGRILPSAVAASALFLARQILGVQLRHREAAS, encoded by the coding sequence ATGCTGCTCCAGCCGATGAACGACCCGCGACAAGCCGTCGTCCCGGCCGTTCATCCAGTCTCTTGGGTCATGGGCGCCCGGCGAGAAAACCTGGGGCTAAAATGCGCGGATCCCTACGAGCCCAACGTCGGCGCGGACCTCCGGGCCAAGGAGAGGGACCCCATGGAGCACCCCGACGCCGACTACATGTCCAAGATGCAGCAGGGCCACCTGAGCCCGTCCATGCGCGCCGAGCTCGTGCTCTGGATGGACGCTTTCGCCCGCCACCTCGGCGGCCTCCCGGAGGGCACGCTCTGCCGCGCCGTCGCCTACCTCGACCGCGTCCTGTCCGTGCGCCCCGTGCCGGCCCACGACGAGGCGCTCCAGCTCGTGGctgccgccgccgtctccctcgggGCCAAGCACGAGCAGTTCGCCAGCGGGCGGAGGCTCAACGCCGAAGTCGTCCAGGCGTTCCTGGGGACCACCGTGCACGTGGTGGAGGAGATGGAGTGGGAGCTCTTCATGGATCTCGGCTGCGCCATGGACGGCCCGACCGCGTACACCTTCGTCGAACACTTCACGAGGTTCTTCGGGCGAGAAGATGAGTTTTTGGTGAGGTCCCTGGCGCTTCGTCTGGTCAACTTGACGTTGGGGTTTTTCGGGTTCGTTGGGCGGATCCTGCCGTCTGCCGTGGCTGCATCGGCGCTGTTCCTC